The Helianthus annuus cultivar XRQ/B chromosome 16, HanXRQr2.0-SUNRISE, whole genome shotgun sequence genome includes a window with the following:
- the LOC110915032 gene encoding nudix hydrolase 1, which yields MSPAPEVGVAVFILKDNKVLFGRRRSLSIGAYTYALPGGHLEFGESFEECAAREVKEETGLDIKNIELLTATNNLLSDSVHLVVIYMRAYLSDPDQTPQNIEPDKCEGWDWYDLNNLPEATFGPLREMLQGGFNPFPIAS from the exons ATGTCTCCGGCGCCGGAAGTTGGAGTTGCGGTGTTTATATTAAAGGATAATAAGGTTCTGTTCGGTCGTCGCCGCTCCCTCTCCATTGGCGCCTACACTTATGCCCTCCCCGGCGGCCACCTTGAGTTCG GAGAAAGCTTTGAGGAATGTGCGGCAAGAGAGGTGAAGGAGGAAACTGGACTAGACATTAAGAACATTGAGTTATTAACAGCAACAAACAATCTCCTCTCTGATTCGGTGCATCTCGTTGTCATTTACATGCGTGCATATTTATCGGACCCGGATCAAACACCTCAAAACATCGAACCTGATAAGTGTGAGGGATGGGATTGGTATGACTTGAACAACCTGCCCGAAGCAACGTTTGGACCTTTGAGAGAAATGCTGCAAGGTGGCTTCAATCCGTTCCCTATCGCCTCTTGA